The sequence below is a genomic window from Methylotuvimicrobium sp. KM2.
GGGGCAGCTGTAACACGCAAGCAAAGCGTATTTGGCTGAACTTAGAGTTGGCGAAGAAGCCGCCCGAGTGTTTGGAATATATCCTAGTGCATGAGTTGGTGCATCTGCTTGAACGTACGCATAATGAACGGTTTAAGGCCCATATGGAAAAGCTTCTTCCAGACTGGCGTGAGCGTCGGGACTTGTTGAATCGTATGCCGTTGGCACACAACGACTGGGTTTACTAGGCAATTACGCGGAGTAATACCTTTCGCGCTTCAAATTTCGGCATTATCACAGGAGGCCTTGGGGTGCTCCGCCCCTCACCTAGCGCTAGGTGAGGGGCAGCATGGAGCTGGCATAGAGCATGGACGTATTTACCCAGCACCTAAATTCCATAGATCCTTGGCAATGATTCAAAATCATCCTAAAAAGAGCAGTTGACATGTGTTGTAGACCGTTCGTGCTGAGCTAAGTCGAAGCATGAAGGGTCTACAACACTTTCACCGTCTTGGTGAAGCCTCAAACTACCATTCACCCTTCGACGGGCTCAGGGCGAACGGTAGTTTGAGGGTATCAACTGCTCTTTTTAGGATCATGGCTTATTTAGGCGCTGGGTTTACGGCGTCCTTTGACGGGCACCCCAAGGCCGAACTTTCATCTACGATGGGTATACACATGGTTTGCGTAGTTATGCATGTGGCGCGTATGCTCAGTATATTTCCGGAAGCTATTTCCAACCACATCTTCAATATTGCAAGGAGTATGATTGCCAATGCTAATTGTGCTGATATTCTATTTGACAATTCGTTATAATCGAAATGAATGGAATAAATGAGCCAATGACTAGGACTTTCGTTTCTATTGTTAACCAAATGGTGAGCCTGTAAATGTTTGGATTTACTTCGGATCATTCCGCTTCGGGCACGGCTAGCACAATCATCAATAAACCGGTGGATGATGTGTTTAATTTTATCGGGGTCGATTTTTTTAAAAATTATCCTCGGTGGTCGCCTGAGGTCATCGAATGCGAATTACTGAGCGATCCGCCGTTACGTTTGAATAGTCTTGCCAGGCAAGTGCGAATCGATCAAGGTCAAAGAAGCGAGTCGACTTTTAAGGTAACTTGCTTTGATCCGTTTACTAAATTGACTTTCGAAGGTGTTTCGAATCCTTATCGTTGTTTTTATGATTTTAAGCCGGGGCGAACGCCGGAGCAGACTGAGGTCACATTTACTTTCGAGTTATTGAGGCTCGAGCTTTTCATGCTACCGTTTGAAAAGCTGATTCGTATTGCTGTGAGAGAGGGCGCGATCCGAACGGTTCGAAATCTCAAAACCTTAATAGAGTCTTAGGTGGGGGGTAGGGTACGCTATGCGTACCATGGTAACCCCACCAATGCTAATGTAAGCCATTATTGTTTGGTCTGAATAGGGATTCGGAATTTAACGGCATGGAGGTTGCGGTTATTCCACAATAGCACCGGATTCCGCCAGTCTACGGCGGAATAACGAGTTTAACTTAATGTTATGGCAAGCCTGGGCATGATGCAGTAATTTCGTGCTCATTTCTTAGAGAGCTCTAAAAACGAGTTCAGACTTGATGGCTATTGCTAAACAATCCGGATATTTTTTGAGTCAGATGGCGGATATCGAACATGAAATTTCAAATAGAAAAAGATCCGGGAGTCATTCCTCACATTCTTACTCAAATTTTGGACGGTTGCGTTAATGGTATTACCTTGTCCGACCCCGATTTGGAAGATAACCCGATCGTCTTCGCGAATGAAGTTTTCGAAAAAATCACCGGTTATAGTTGTGATGACATCATTGGAAAAAACTGCCGCTTCTTGCAAGGAAAAGATCATGATCAACCGGAGATTGAAATCTTGCGTGATGCGATCAGGAATCAACGAGCAGTTGAGGTCACGCTAAAAAACTATAAAAAAAACGGCGATCTTTTTTACAATCGTCTTTCTGTTACCCCCTTATTCGATAACGAAGGTCGGTTGATTTATTTTCTAGGCGTTCAATACGACATTACCGAACAAATACATGCGCAACATGAGATCGAAAGATTGAATAATTCTTTCGACTTAAGGCGTTCCGATTACCTTAGTCAGAAGTCTAAGCAAGGAACTGTTAAGCGTTGAGTACTCAAACGTGATCGATTCTTTCATAAACAAACAGCTATGCTATATGGGGAAGCTAATGAGCAATAAGGTTGCCATGACGAGTACCGACATTCATCCGAAAATGCCTGTCGATGACGGTTCGGTGCCGGATAAAAAAAGCTTCAACTCAGAATCGACCGGGGAATGGCATGTTTGCGTTTGACTTATCAAAACCGTTGATCGGGAAGGCTGATATAGGCATCGAAAAAACCGTCTCTGACGTGTTTGATTATGTAGGATTGCATTTTTTTGATAATTATCCTAAATGGGCCTTAGAAGTTATCGAATTTGAGGTGCTGCAGGAGCATCGTATCGGAGTCGGTTCCAGAGCCAAGCAAGTTAGAATAGAACAAGGGCAAAAAGTTGAGTCGATGTTCGAGATCACCGAATTTGTGCCGTTGCAAAAATTGGCGCTGGAGTCGGTAAGCCAAGAGTTTCGTGAAGTTTATACCTTCGAGGAAAATGACGGCAGCGATTCGACTCGATTAGAAATAAGCTTTGAGTTGTTGCATGTCGATTTTTTCATGAGGCCGTTTGAAAAGTTGATTCGCGTTGCGATCGAGGAAGGCTTGCAAAATTCGCTGGAAAACATCCAAGCACTGTTGTGTGGTCATTACGGTGAGCCGGAAGGGTCTTAATTTAAAGGCATTAAATGCCGCCGGCAGCCAATACTGAATGTTCCAATCGTAAATTTATCTAGGAGTATAACCATGGCCTTTATTGCTGAAAAAGATCCGGGACTGATTCCGCAAATTCTTTCGCTGATTCTGGATGAATGTATTAACGGCATCACACTTGCCGACCCCGACCTTGACGACATGCCGATTGTTTACGCCAACAAAGCGTTTGAAACGGTTACCGGTTATTCACAAGAAGAAGTGATTGGACGGAATTGCCGATTCTTGCAGGGCGAAGATCGAAACCAAGAAGAAATTAAGAGGATTAAGGAGGCTATAAATGCACAAAAACCGGTTGAAGTGGTTTTGCGCAATTATAAAAAAAATGGAGAGCTATTCTATAACCGGTTTAAGATCATTCCATTATTCGATCGGAGCGGCAAGCTGATTTATTTTCTCGGCGTGCAATACGATATTACCCGGCAAATAGTTGACGAAGAAACAATCAATAAATTAAACAAAGAACTTGAGAGTCTGTAATATTCCGATTTATTGGGGAATATTTTGGCAATCGGCCAGGGCTTTATCCAACAAAACTTCCTATATTTGGTGTTGATATGTGTACTATTAGTCAAGGTGCGCCATGAACGTTACGGATAGTTCTATACCGGTTGCTGAGCAAGGTCTGCCGTTGAATGAAATCTTTTTGTCATTGGCGATAGCAGCATTTCTGTTGTTATTAGTGATGGAGGGATTGAAGCCTTACCAGCGGTTCGATCGAAAAGTCGCGAAGAATTCGGTGGTTACCAATACTACGGCTTTCTTATTCAATAATGTCATTTTAACCACGCTAAGAGCGTCCTCGCTTTTTTTTGTGGCACAACAGTTTTCGAATTATGGCGTATTGAGCGGTCTGTCTAACGGGCCGATTAAATGGGTGCTGTCGTTTTTGCTATTCGATCTTGCAATTTATGCTTGGCACTATGCCAGCCACAAATACGAATTTTTATGGCGTTTCCATAAAATTCATCATAGCGATAAAACCTTTAATGTCACGACCGGGTTTCGTTTTCATGTATTCGATCTGTTTATTGAAATCGTTATGAAATGCCTGTTCGTCATTGTTTTCGGCGTGGAGGCTTACGTTATACTTGCGATCGAATTGATCGAGCTGTCTTTTATTTTCTTCCATCATTCAAATCTATCCTTCGATAAAGAAGATTTATTGTCGAAAGTGATTATTACGCCGGCTCTGCATAGAACTCATCATTCGGCGCTACGTAGCGAACATGACAGTAATTACGGTATCGTGTTATCGATATGGGATCAATTGTTTGGGACTCGCAAGGAATTGGTTCCGAAAAAGATCGGTCTCGATCTAATCGAGGCAGATAATTTTATACAGTTGTTTTTCTTGGCATTTATTACCGAAAGACACGTAGCTAAGTTATTAGGTTTGATTCCGAAAGGAAAAAGATAAAATTATTTTAGCGATTTGGTGTCCCCAGGTAGGTGGCCCAACCCAGGTGCTTTATAGCCAAGGTTGATCTCGTTTACTCCCTTTTGATTGAAAAACCGTCTAAGAATAAAAGGCATGTGGTGTGTCTATCGAGGACCGCCGTAAACCCATCCATGGGGGCTTGACGGCAGCTCCCTGCTGCCGACATCCTCGCTAGCCACACCCCATACCTTTATAAAGTTAGCTAATTTTTGAGTATAAAGGGAGTAGTATTGCAAACGGGCGCCGTAAATAAAAAAGGGCGGAGAATATCCGCCCTTGGTGCATTGTTTAGGAATGCCAGTGAGTTATTAAGGCGTTAAGCCTTCACCCACGGTAATCACTTTCAATGCGTTGGTTCCGCCCTGTACGCCGGTCAGATCGCCTTTGGTGATAATGAATTTATCTCCATTTTGCGCTTGATGGCGTTTTCTTAGCTGTTTGACGATTTCACGGTTCACTTCGGCATGATCCGGTTCTTTCAAGTGTTTGTCGAAATAGAACGGAAATACGCCTCGATAAAGCGTTACCTTGCCTAAAGTTTTTTCCTGACTGCTAAATGCGAAGATAGGAATTCCCGAACTAATTCTGGACATCCATAGCGGTGTCGATCCGGATTCGGTCAATGCCGCTATGCCGTCAATTGTCGTATGATTCGCCATATACATCGCCGACATCGCGATAGCTTCATCGATACGCTGGAATTGCGTATCCATACGATGCTTCGAAACTCGAACGCTCGGTTGTTTTTCGGTTTCTTCGCAAACCCTTACCATCGCTTCGACCGCTTTGACCGGATATTTACCGGAAGCGGTTTCAGCCGATAGCATGATAGCATCGGTGCCGTCGACGACCGCATTCGCAACGTCGAAAACTTCGGCGCGAGTCGGAATCGGGTTTTCGATCATCGATTCCATCATTTGCGTTGCAGTGATCGCTATGCGATTCAGTTCGCGTGCGCGGCTGATGAGTCGTTTTTGTGCGGCCGGAAGGTTAGCGTCCCCGATTTCGACGCCTAAGTCGCCACGAGCGACCATTACCGCATCGGATGCCAGGATAATTTCATCCATTACATCCATCGCTTCGGCGCGCTCCACCTTAGCGACGATGCCGGCATGGCAGCCTTCCGCCAGCAGCAATTCGCGTGCTTCGTTCAAGTCCGCAGCGCATCTAGGAAAAGATACCGCAACATAATCGCAATCGATTTTCGCAATCGTTTTGATGTCTTCCTTGTCTTTGTCGGTCAAGGCGGCAGCGGATAAGCCGCCGCCTAGAAGATTGATGCCTTTGTTGTTGGACAGGTCGCCGCCGACCACAACTTTGCAATTGACGCGTTTGCCGTCGGTATCGACGACGTCTAATACCACTCGTCCATCGTCCAGCAGCAAACGACTGCCGTTGCGCACTTCGCGGGCCAGCGGTTCGTAAGTGATTCCGACTTGGGTGTTATCGCCGTCGTTCGGCCCTAAGTTGATGTCCAGGGCGAAGTTCTGGCCTTCATCGAGCCATACTTTCGTTTCCTTGAAACGCGCTATGCGTATTTTAGGGCCTTGCAGGTCGCCTAAGATGCCGACGCGGCGTCCGGTTTTGCGGCTTAATTCGCGAACTTTGTTGGCTCGGTCAATATGGTCTTGCGCCGAGCCGTGCGAGAAATTCATGCGAACCACGTCGATGCCGGCTTTGAACAAGTTTTCCAGGACCCCGGGTTTATCCGTTGCGGGGCCTAAAGTGGCCAGTATTTTGGTTCTTCGTAACATTAGTGCCCTTTATTTTGCGTTGCACAAGGCAACAGTGGTGTCCAGCATACGATTCGAGAAGCCCCATTCGTTGTCGTACCAAGCCAAGACTTTAACAAAGTTGCCTTCGGTGACTTTGGTTAATGACGATTCGTAGATCGATGATGCAGGATTGTGGTTGAAGTCGATAGAAACCAGGGGCTTGTCATTGTAAGCCAAGATACCGTTCGATTTTTCCGAAGCGGATTTCAGGATGCTGTTGATTTCATCCACGCTGGTGTCTTTTCCGGCCGTAAAGCACAGGTCGACGACCGAAACGTTGATGGTCGGAACGCGCATGGCGAAGCCGTCCAGTTTTCCGGCCAATTCAGGCAGAACCAAGCCGACAGCTGCGGCAGCGCCTGTTTTGGTTGGGATCATCGATTGTGTTGCGGAACGAGCGCGGCGTAAATCGCTGTGATAAACATCGGTTAATACTTGGTCGTTGGTGTAGGCATGAATCGTGGTCATCAAGCCGTGTTTGATGCCGATGCTATCGTTCAAGGCTTTTGCTAATGGCGCCAGACAGTTGGTGGTGCACGAAGCATTGGAAATGATCGTGTCGGAAGCTTTTAGCGTTTCGTGGTTGACGCCGTAAACGATTGTGGCGTCGACGTCGTTACCGCCGGGGGCCGAAATGATGACTTTTTTCGCACCTGCGGTGATATGAGCGGAAGCTTTGGCTTTGCTGGTAAAAAAACCGGTACATTCATGCACGACGTCGATTCCGAGTTCGGCCCAAGGGAGTTTGGATGGATCGCGTTCGGAAAGTACACGAATTCTGTCGCCATTGACGATCATGTAATCGCCGTCGACACCGACTTCACCGGGGAATTTTCCGTGCGCGGTATCGTATTGAGTGAGGTGAGCATTGGTAGCGGAATCGCCCAAGTCGTTGATTGCGACAACTTGGATTTCACCGTTGCGGCCAGATTCATACAATGCACGAACGATATTTCGTCCAATACGACCATAGCCGTTGATTGCGACTTTAATTGCCATATAAGTTCTCCGGTAATGTGAGGTTGATTTTTCGGTGGGCGCCAATCGGTTTCCGATCAGCGTACGGCGTGAAAGTATAGCAAAATTAGCTATATTCCGTCCATGTATAAAGGGATTCGTTGCTTTAGAGTAACGTTCATGAAGGGCTAGCCATCGTCCCGGCAAATGAAAGTGCGAGGGAGTGGCTGGGTGCGGTCACTCGCCCGACAGGACGCCGTGAATACGTCCATGTAGGCTCGACGGCGGCTTTCCCTGCCGCCGCCGACGCCTGTCGATCGAGCAACCGCACCCGCTTCGGAGCCGGCATTGTACTTTCACAGTAACATAAATCACCGTGTTGCTATTGTTGAAAGTTTCGGTAGATTTTGTGAATCTTCGTTAAACTCACGTTACATTCAAAGCCATTTTTTTGATTGCGGGTAATCATCGACTTTTTCGGAAATAACGGAGATGCATAGCATATGAAGCGTAGAGAATTTATAAAAAAAGCGGGCGTGAGTACGGTCGCGGCAAGTGCTGTAACATTGACAGGCACCGAAATCAGTAAGGCCGACACGGCTTTTAAATGGAAGTTGGTTACGGCTTGGCCGAAAAATTTTCCAGGCTTAGGGCATGGAGCTAACTTATTGGCGCAAATGATCACCGAGATGAGCGGTGGGCGGATCAACGTCAAAGTCTATGGGGCTTCGGAATTGGTGCCCGCTTTTGAAGTGTTTGATGCGGTTGCTAATGGAACCGCAGAGATGGGTCATTCCGGATCTTATTATTGGAAGGGTAAGTCGGAAGCGGCGCAGTTTTTTTCGGCGGTGCCTTTCGGTTTTACGGCTCAAGAAATGAACGCTTGGTTATATTACGGCGGCGGTTTGGAGTTGTGGCAAGAACTTTACAAGCCCTTCGGTCTGATTCCGGTGCCGGCCGGAAATTCGGGCGTGCAAATGGCCGGATGGTTCAATCGAGAAATTAAATCGGTAGCCGATTTGGATGGATTAAAAATGCGTATTCCGGGTCTGGGTGGCGAGGTTTTGAGGCGCGCAGGCGGTACTACGGTTAACTTGCCGGGGGGAGAAATATTCACGGCTTTGCAGTCACATAACATCGATGCGACTGAGTGGGTCGGACCTTATAACGATTTGGCTTTCGGTTTGCATAAGGTGGCCAAGTTTTATTATTACCCAGGTTGGCATGAACCGGGCTCGACGATCGAGGCTGTTATCAACCGAAAAGCCTTCGATGCATTGCCGAAAGATTTGCAGCAAATTGTCATGACGGCATGTAAGGCTGCAAATATGGACATGATAAGCGAATACACGGCGCGCAATAATCAAGCCTTGGATACTTTAATTAACAAGCACAATGTATCGGTATTGCCCTTGCCGGACGATGTGTTGAAAAAACTCAAGCAGATTTCGGACGAGCTTATTGCTGAAATGGCTGCAAAGGATCCTGCGGTCAAAAAAGTTTACGATTCGGTCGTCGGTTTCAGAAGTCAAGTCTCGCGTTGGACCGAGATTTCGGAGTTGGCTTTTTTGAAAGCGAGAGCGCTTTGATCGATAAACCTATAAAAAGCATTTCACCATTAACATCATGAAGAATTATAAGTTAATGCAATAGCTTGCCATGCTTTTGCAAAATAACTTTTCTCTCCTGTATGTAATTGTTCACCCCCCCCCCCCCCCCTCTATCGTTCCCACGCTCCGGCGTGGGAATGAAGACCGAGACGCTCTAGCGTCTCGTACCGCTGGAGCGGTACTCAGGCATTCCCACGCAGAGCACTCATCGTCATACATAAGTCAAAAATTACTCTTTTACAATCATTAGCCAATGAGACCTCGATACCATTTATTGTCACTTAACATCTCGACTTTCCCTCACCTAACGCTAGGTGAGGGAAAGCCAGTGATGTTCAATATCCGCAGATTTATCAAACAACACCGTT
It includes:
- a CDS encoding PAS domain-containing protein yields the protein MAFIAEKDPGLIPQILSLILDECINGITLADPDLDDMPIVYANKAFETVTGYSQEEVIGRNCRFLQGEDRNQEEIKRIKEAINAQKPVEVVLRNYKKNGELFYNRFKIIPLFDRSGKLIYFLGVQYDITRQIVDEETINKLNKELESL
- the pyk gene encoding pyruvate kinase, giving the protein MLRRTKILATLGPATDKPGVLENLFKAGIDVVRMNFSHGSAQDHIDRANKVRELSRKTGRRVGILGDLQGPKIRIARFKETKVWLDEGQNFALDINLGPNDGDNTQVGITYEPLAREVRNGSRLLLDDGRVVLDVVDTDGKRVNCKVVVGGDLSNNKGINLLGGGLSAAALTDKDKEDIKTIAKIDCDYVAVSFPRCAADLNEARELLLAEGCHAGIVAKVERAEAMDVMDEIILASDAVMVARGDLGVEIGDANLPAAQKRLISRARELNRIAITATQMMESMIENPIPTRAEVFDVANAVVDGTDAIMLSAETASGKYPVKAVEAMVRVCEETEKQPSVRVSKHRMDTQFQRIDEAIAMSAMYMANHTTIDGIAALTESGSTPLWMSRISSGIPIFAFSSQEKTLGKVTLYRGVFPFYFDKHLKEPDHAEVNREIVKQLRKRHQAQNGDKFIITKGDLTGVQGGTNALKVITVGEGLTP
- a CDS encoding PAS domain-containing protein — its product is MKFQIEKDPGVIPHILTQILDGCVNGITLSDPDLEDNPIVFANEVFEKITGYSCDDIIGKNCRFLQGKDHDQPEIEILRDAIRNQRAVEVTLKNYKKNGDLFYNRLSVTPLFDNEGRLIYFLGVQYDITEQIHAQHEIERLNNSFDLRRSDYLSQKSKQGTVKR
- the gap gene encoding type I glyceraldehyde-3-phosphate dehydrogenase, which codes for MAIKVAINGYGRIGRNIVRALYESGRNGEIQVVAINDLGDSATNAHLTQYDTAHGKFPGEVGVDGDYMIVNGDRIRVLSERDPSKLPWAELGIDVVHECTGFFTSKAKASAHITAGAKKVIISAPGGNDVDATIVYGVNHETLKASDTIISNASCTTNCLAPLAKALNDSIGIKHGLMTTIHAYTNDQVLTDVYHSDLRRARSATQSMIPTKTGAAAAVGLVLPELAGKLDGFAMRVPTINVSVVDLCFTAGKDTSVDEINSILKSASEKSNGILAYNDKPLVSIDFNHNPASSIYESSLTKVTEGNFVKVLAWYDNEWGFSNRMLDTTVALCNAK
- a CDS encoding sterol desaturase family protein, encoding MNVTDSSIPVAEQGLPLNEIFLSLAIAAFLLLLVMEGLKPYQRFDRKVAKNSVVTNTTAFLFNNVILTTLRASSLFFVAQQFSNYGVLSGLSNGPIKWVLSFLLFDLAIYAWHYASHKYEFLWRFHKIHHSDKTFNVTTGFRFHVFDLFIEIVMKCLFVIVFGVEAYVILAIELIELSFIFFHHSNLSFDKEDLLSKVIITPALHRTHHSALRSEHDSNYGIVLSIWDQLFGTRKELVPKKIGLDLIEADNFIQLFFLAFITERHVAKLLGLIPKGKR
- a CDS encoding SRPBCC family protein, which translates into the protein MFAFDLSKPLIGKADIGIEKTVSDVFDYVGLHFFDNYPKWALEVIEFEVLQEHRIGVGSRAKQVRIEQGQKVESMFEITEFVPLQKLALESVSQEFREVYTFEENDGSDSTRLEISFELLHVDFFMRPFEKLIRVAIEEGLQNSLENIQALLCGHYGEPEGS
- a CDS encoding TRAP transporter substrate-binding protein encodes the protein MKRREFIKKAGVSTVAASAVTLTGTEISKADTAFKWKLVTAWPKNFPGLGHGANLLAQMITEMSGGRINVKVYGASELVPAFEVFDAVANGTAEMGHSGSYYWKGKSEAAQFFSAVPFGFTAQEMNAWLYYGGGLELWQELYKPFGLIPVPAGNSGVQMAGWFNREIKSVADLDGLKMRIPGLGGEVLRRAGGTTVNLPGGEIFTALQSHNIDATEWVGPYNDLAFGLHKVAKFYYYPGWHEPGSTIEAVINRKAFDALPKDLQQIVMTACKAANMDMISEYTARNNQALDTLINKHNVSVLPLPDDVLKKLKQISDELIAEMAAKDPAVKKVYDSVVGFRSQVSRWTEISELAFLKARAL
- a CDS encoding SRPBCC family protein — its product is MFGFTSDHSASGTASTIINKPVDDVFNFIGVDFFKNYPRWSPEVIECELLSDPPLRLNSLARQVRIDQGQRSESTFKVTCFDPFTKLTFEGVSNPYRCFYDFKPGRTPEQTEVTFTFELLRLELFMLPFEKLIRIAVREGAIRTVRNLKTLIES